A window of Nonomuraea angiospora genomic DNA:
CGCTGAAGCCGCTGACGTTCGAGCTCGGGGGCAAGTCCCCGAACATCGTCTTCCCCGACGCCGACCTGGACGCGGCCGCCCAGGGCGTCACCGTGAACTCCGTCTACACCGGCAACGCCGGGCAGGTCTGCGTGGCCGGCTCCCGCATCCTCGTCCACCACTCGATCTGGGACGAGCTGCTGGACCGCATCGCGCGCATCTGCGCCGAGCTGGTCCTGGACGACCCCCTCGATCTGCGGACGACCATGGGCCCGATCGTCTCCTCGGCCCAGTACGAGCACGTGCGGTCATACCTCGAGCTGGCCGAGAAGGAGGGCGCGAGCCTGCTCTTCGGCGGGCGGACGGGGGCGGAGGTGGTGCCCGGCCTCCCGGGCGGCTACTGGGTCTCCCCCACCCTCTACACGACCACGGACAACTCGCTGCGGCTCTGCCAGGAGGAGATCTTCGGCCCGGTGGCGGTGGCCATGCCGTTCTCCTCCGACGAGGAGGCCCTGGCGATCGCGAACGACTCCCGCTACGGCCTGGCGGCCGGCGTCTGGACGCGTGACCTGGGGCGGGCGCACCGGTTCGTGCGCGATCTGGAGAGCGGGACGGTATGGGTGAACACGTTCCGGCAGATGCCGCCCGGCCTCCCGTTCGGGGGCGTCAAGGACAGCGGGTACGGGCACGATTCGGTCCTCGAGTACACCCGCGAAAAGGCGGCCATCATCCAGATTTAGTCGGATAGATTTACGCCTCATGAGCGAGGGGATCAAGGACGCAGCCGAGCTGCCCGACGCAGCCGCGCAGTCCCGTGCGTCCGTGCTACGCAGTCGTGCCGAATCGTACATCGCCCTGTCGAGGTACGACGCCGCGATCGCGGATCTGACGGAATCGATCGCGTTAGTGCCGGACAACGCGCGCGCCTGGCGGCTGCGCGGCGAGAGCCATCGCGTCATCGAACGCTACGAGACCGCGCTGGAGGACTTCGACGAGGCGCTCAAGCTGGAGCCGGACAGCGCGTACGCGCTGGGCTCCCGGGGCCAGACGTACGCCGCGATGGGCCGCCTGGACGAGGCCATGACCGACTTCGAGCACGCCCTCACCCTCTCCCCCGACTCCCTGTGGATCCTGGAGGCGAAGGCCGACGTCCTGGTGGACCTGGACCGCCTGGACGAGGCCCTGGAGGAACACGCCAAGATCATCGCCCTGAACGAGGAACTGCCCTACTCCTGGGCCGCCCGCGGCGACCTGTACCAGCGCATGCACCTGTACGCCGAGGCCATCGAGGACTACACGAAGGCGCTGGCGGCGAACCCCGAGTACGTGCGCGCGCTGAGCCGGCGGGGCGAGGCGTACCGCATGATCGACCGGTACGAGGAGGCGCTGGCGGACCTCAGCCGCGCGGTGGAGCTGGACCCCGAGAACGACCGGGCCTACGGCAGCCGGGGCGCGGTGCTGAGCGAGCTGGGCGACAACGAGGCGGCGCTGAGCGATCTGAACCGGGCGATCGAGCTGGACCCCGAGTACATCTGGGCGTTCCGCGTACGCGGGGAGATCCTCCAGGAGATGGACCGCCACGAGGAGGCGATCTCCGACTTCAGCCGGGCTCTGCACCTGGAGTTCGGGGACTGACCTCGCGGGCGGGAGTGGCGGCCAGGTGCGCGACCTGGCCGCGCCCCCGTCTATGCGTTGCGGGTCTCCAGCAACCGATCGAGCCTGCGGCCGAGGTCGACCATGTCGTGCCGCAAGGAGTCGAACACTCCGAGGATCTCCGCGCGGGCGGAGATGAACTGATCGTTGGTCTGCCGTCGAAGACCTGTGAGTTCGTCGCCCAGGGCCGCGAAGTCCTGGGAGATCTCCAGCTGAACATCCGCGATCTCGGCCCGCATCTCGGCGACGGCGACCTCCGCCGAGGTGATCTGCGAGCCTTTCACGCGAGTACGTCTCCCCGTTCGCAGGTGGGCATGGCTGTAGTCGTCAGAATCTGCGTCATCGGAACGCACGATCGCTTCGAACGCGTCGATGCGGAGCTTCAATGCGCGGATCTCCGCCTCTATGTCCACGTACTCCTGCCTTTGCATGTACTCGGAAGGGATTCCGTGCCCCGATGACGCGGATCTCCGCTTCCTCTGAGCACATCGTCGCAGGTAGTTCGAGATCGCGCGGATCGGCGAGAACGCTCTGGGTGTGGTTTTCTCTGTCTCGGGAGTGCCAGAGATCTCTGCGGGGATGACGTATGTAAGCCGCGCCGTCACAGGAAAAGACCAACCATCCGATGACTCTCCAAGGGGGAGAAATGCGGATGGATCCGTGCATGATAGTCGGCATGATTGACAAGATCGCGTGGATCCTCCTGGCGGACGGCAAGATCCTCAGCACCCGGTCGCGGGGCAAGATCGTCTACTACCTCCCCGGCGGCAAGCGCGAACCCGGCGAGAGCGACCTCGACACCCTCGTCCGCGAGATCGACGAGGAGCTGTCGGTCGCCATCGTCCCCGCCACCGCCGTCCACCTGGGCACGTACCAGGCTCAGGCGGACGGCCACGCCGACGGCGTGGCCGTGAAGATGACCTGCTACACCGCCGACCACCAGGGGACGCCGACGCCCAGCAGCGAGATCGAGGAGGTCGTCTGGCTCACCTACGCCGACCGCGACCGCGTGGCGCCCGTGGACCAGATCATCTTCGACGACCTCCACCGGGACGGCCGGCTCCGCTGACCGCGCGGGTTCTTCTGGCCGTCCGGTCTTCCTGGTCATCGACCGAATGATCTTCTAGGTTCGGACTTATGGGCATCGGGACCACCGAGGAACACCAGGCGCTGGCCGACTCCGTGCGGGGGCTCACCGCGCGTACGACCGAGCACGCGGCTCTGGCGGGCAGGGGATTCTGGGGCTGCATCTGCCCGAGGAGTGGGGTGGGCAGGGATACGGGCTGCTGGAGTTGTGCGTGGCGTTGGAGGCGCTGGGTGAGCGTCGGGTCCCGGGGCCGTACCTCCCGACCGTCCTTGCCTCAGCCGCGCTCACCTGGCCCGGAACAGACCACCCGGCCCCGACCAACTCCAGGCTGTCGAACTTCGGGCCATCCGACTCCAGGCCGTCGGACTCCAGGTCGTCGGACTCCGGACTGTCGAACTCCGGGCCGTCCGACTCTGGGTCGTCGGACTCCGGGCTCCCCGGCGGCGGTTTGGGGGGCTCCGGACGGCCCGTCTCAGGGAGCGCGGAAAAGCCCGGCGCCGACGCCGCGACCGCGTCCAGCGTGCGGAAGCTGCTCGGCATGCGGCACGCTCAGGCGATCTCGGAGTTCTGCTGGTCGCTGGCCCCGGCGAGCCGCCACTGGAACCGCATGATCCTCGCGACGCGGGCGTTCACGATCGGCGGCGGCACCACGGAGGTGCAGCTCAACATCATCGCCGAACGCGCCCTCGGCCTGCCGCGCGACCCGTGATCAGCTCTTGGGGTAGTACGGCGCCGCCAGGTGCGCGTACACGATCGTGTTGTCCCGGTAGCTGTGCGCCTGCCGGTCGAACGCCCCGCCGCAGGTCACCAGCCGCAACCCGGGATAGGCGAGCTTGCCGTACACCTTCTTGACGGGGAAGCTGCGCTTCGGCGTGTGCTCGACCTTGTCGACGACGAACACGGCCACCGAGCGGTCGGCACGCAGCACCTGGACCTGGTCGCCGCGCTTGACGTCCTTGAGGTTGGCGAAGACGGCGGGGCCGGACCTGGTGTCCAGGTGGCCGGTGATCACGGCGGCGCCGCGCTGGCCGGGCACGGGGCCGTAGCGGTACCAGCCGGCCAGGTCCGGGGGGTCGAACGGCGGGTTCTCGATGGCGCCCTCCGCGTCCAGGCCCAGCTCCATGAGCGGGGCGGCCACGCCGATGGACGGGATGTAGACGGCGGTCGGCTTGGCGGCCCGCATGGGCGCGGCGACCTTGCCGAGCGGCAGGCCGGTGACCGGGGCCGCGCCCTCGACGGGTCCGCGCCGCGTGGCGGCGACGGGCTCCGGCCCGGGTTCGCCGCCGACGATGCCACTCAGCCCTAGCCCGATCAGCAACGCCCCGGCCAACGACACCGCACCGGCCACGACCAGCATCACCCCTTGCCCGGATCTTCGGCCACCGCCCAACTCCCGCCCCTCACCAGGCTCCGGGCCCATGCGGGGCTCACGGCTCACAGCAGACACCGGCCCACGACCGGCCCCTTCCCTGCGGGCGCTCCCGGCTCATGCGGGGCGCACGGCTCATAGCCGACACGACCCACGACCGGCCTCTCTCCAGCGGACGCCCTCTGCCCATGCACGACTCCTGATCCTCAGTAGCCACCGGGCCCGCGACCTGCTCCCGGGCTCTGCGCGATACCTGGCCCTCAGCCGAGCCCCGGCGCGCGACTGGGTCCCGGCGGGCCGGGGGGTCCCGGCGGGCCGGGGGGTCCCGGCGGGCGGGTGGACCCCGACGGGCGGATGGGTCCCAAGGCTCGGGTGGGTCACGGCGCTCCGGTGCATCCCGGTGCTCGGGTGCATCGCGAGACTCGCCTGCGTCCCGGCACTCGGTGGGTCCCGGCGCTCCGGTGCATCCCGGCGCTCGGATGTATCGCGAGACTCGGCTGCGTCCCGCGACTGGGCTGCGTCCCGGTGCTCGGGTCGGTCCCCGTGCTCGGGTCGGTCCCGGTGGTCGGGTGGGTGCCGGTCCTGGGTTGATGCGGCGGTCAAGCTAGGCGACACCCCTGCGGCGTCGTACCGCGGCTCCGGCCAGCCCCGCGCCCGTCAGCAGCGCCGCCCCGCCCAGCGCGAACGGCCACATCGGGTCGTCCGGGGCGAGCCCGCCGCCGCCGGTCTCCGGGTGCCCCCTCGGCACCCGGTGCTCGTCCTCGGCAGCGGGCCGCCACGGCCGGGCGGACTCCTCCGGTCCCGGCCAGGAGTCGCGGGGGCCGGGCTCGGCGGAGGGTGGCGGGCTCGGCTCCTCGGGCTCGGGTTCGGGCTGCTCGTCGCAGAGCAGCGGCAGCGGCAGCAGGCAGGTGGGCAGATCGACCGGTAGGTCAACCGGCAGGTCGGGACCAGTGCGGGCGGAGGCGTAGGACGGGCCCGCCGCCAGGGTCACTCCTCCGGCCACGAAGACGGCCACCAGCGCCGCGAGATGTCGCGCTTTTGCCATGAGAGAAGGCTCCAGAATCGGTTGTCGCCCCCCGATACACAAGAGAGCCTTGCGAATTATTAGATAACGAGTCAAGTAATGTGACCGAAGTGAAACCAGCCAGACACGGAGGGTTTAAGCACGTCCCAATGTGGCAGGAAATAACCGTATAAAGGGGGACAAATGCCATGAGCAATCCACAGCAGCCCGAGATTCGCAGATCAGGCAAATCGCCCACCGAGTTCAAGTCCGCCCACCTCGTTCCCGACAAGCAGCGCGGCGCCAGGCGCGCCGACCACCCGCACGCCACGGACAAGGGCAACAAGGGGGGCGGCAAGGGCGGCGGCGTGCCTCCCGACCAGCGCTCTCCGTACCCGGGGTGAGCCGACGTGAAAGGCAGCCTGCAGTTCATCGGCAACGCGACCACGCTGATCCGCTACAACGGCCTCACGCTGCTGACCGACCCCAACTTCCTGCACCGGGGCCAGCGGGCGTACCTGGGCTACGGCCTGTCCTCACGCCGCCTCACCGACCCGGCCGTGGAGATCGAGGACCTGCCGCCGCTCGACGGGGTGGTGCTGTCGCACCTGCACGGTGACCACTGGGACCGCGTCGCCCGCAGGAAACTGGACAAGGACACGGTGATCGTCACGACGACCGCGGCGGCCCGCAGACTCCGCCTCCAGGGCTTCCGCCGCAGCGTGGGGCTGGCGGAATGGCACACGCACGAGCTACGCGGCGCGCACGGCACGGTCAGGATCACCGCGCTGCCCGCCAAGCACGCGCCGGGCCCGGCGGAGGCGCTGCTGCCGCCCGTGATCGGCACGATGCTGGAGTTCCGCAACCTGGACGAACGGGTGGAGCTGACCGTGCACGTCAGCGGCGACACGCTGCTCGACCGCCGCCTGGACGCGATCCCGCGCCGCTTCCCCGACATCGACCTGGGCATCGTGCACCTGGGCGGCACCCGGCTGCTCGGCCTGCTGCTCGTCACGATGGACGGCGAGCAGGGCGCGTCGTGGTGCGACCTGATCAACCCGCACGCGGTCGTACCGGTGCATTACGACGACTACGCCGCCTTCAGCTCACCGCTGGACGACTTCCGCCACCACATCGAGCAGAACGGCCTGGCCGATCGGGTGGTCTACATGCGGCGGGGCGAGATCCGCGAGCTCGCCCCGCACCACCTCGTCCGCTGACCAGTGCCGCGGCAGAGAGCCTTGGCCGACGTCGCCTGAATCGGGCCCGGTCAGACGGGTTCGATGACCTCCTGTGGCACTGGGCAGGCAACGGCCCTCATGCGTTCAGTCTGATCGGCCGGAGGGGCGTCGAGACGCGGGAGCCGCAGGACGAAGCTGGCGCCGCGCGGCGCGTCCTCGGCCTTGAGCGTCCCACCGTGGCTCCGGGCGATGTCGCGGGAGATGGCCAGGCCAAGCCCGCTGCCCCCGGCGTCGCGGTGGCGGGCGTCGTCGAGGCGGGTGAACCGCTCGAAGACCCGCTCGCGGTCGGCGGGCGCGATGCCGGCGCCGTCGTCCGCCACCGTCACCACGACCTCGCCGTCCGAGGCTGCCACGAAGACGTCCACGGCGCTGCCGGCGTGCCGGATCGCGTTGCTCACCAGGTTGGCGAGCAGCCGGGCGAGCTGGATGTGGGACCCGCGGACCCAGACGTCCGAGGCCGCGTGGACGCGTACGGGCACGCGGCCCGCGCGCGGCGCCTCCTGGCTCACCAGCCGCCCGAGGTCGATGAGCTCGGGCGGCGCCGGGTCGCCGGCCCCGAGCCGCGCGAGCGCCAGCAGGTCGCCGACGATGGCGTCGAGCCGGTCGGTGACCGACAGGGCCGAGCGGATGGTCTCGTGCGGATCGATCTCGCCGGGGTGGAGCAGCGCCTCCTCCAGTTGCGCCCGCAGGCCGGCGATCGGGTTCCTGAGCTCGTGCGACGTGGTGGAGGCGAACCTGCGCTGCTGCGCCACCGCCTCGTCGAGCCGGTCCAGGGTCTGGTTGGCGGTACGGACGAGCCTGGCGACCTCGTCGTCGCCCGGCGGCACGGGGATGCTCAGGCTGAGGTCGCTGACGGTGATCTCGGCCAGGCGCGTGCGGATCTCCTCGACCGGCCGCAGCGTGCGGCCCACCGTTCTCCAGGAGGTCCAGGAGACGATCGCGAGGAGGACGAGGGCCGCCGCCGTGAGCGCGTACTCCAGGTTGTGGCCGCGCAGCAGGGCCGGCTCGCGGCCCTCCGCCAGCAGGACCCGGGCGTCGGCCGCCGTGCTGATCCGGATGGCCACCAGGAGGCGGCACCCGTCGCTCCGCCGCTGGACGCGGTCGTCGGCGGGTGGTCGCAGCGTGCTCAGCGCCCAGCGCGTGAGGGCGGAGTGGCTGGCGGCGAGGACCCGGCCGCGCGGGTCGACCAGCTGAATGAGAGCCAGGTCGCCCGAGGTGGGTATCACCTTGGGGATCGTGCCGGTGCGGGCCGCCGCACTCCACCGGCCGGCGACCTGTTCGATCTGGTTGTAGGCGGCCTCCTGGACGCGGTAGCGGATGGCCAGCGACGAGGTGACGCCCACCACGGCCAGCGCCACCAGGGCGAGCAGGGACGCGGCCAAGGTGCAGCGCGTTCGGATGGACCGGGGGCGAGGAATCACGGTCATCGTCTCCTTTTCCGTCACTTTGACGGTAAGGCGGGACGATGCTGAGGAGGGTGGGCGCGTGACACCCAGGAAATTCGCAAGCCTGCATGAATGCCGACGGATGCGGCGGTGCCGTCTCGGCCTGGTAGTGACGCACCCACCCTGACCCTCAAATCCCGACATATCGTACTTAAATGGACAGCACTAAGTTGTTGGGGGAGTTCCTGCGCGCGCGGAGAGAGGTCATGACTCCCGCGCAGGCGGGGCTCCTCGACGTGGGCCCGCGCCGGACCCCGGGGTTGCGGCGCGAGGAGGTGGCGATGCTGGCCCACGTCAGCACGGATTACTACATCCGCCTCGAACAGGGCAGGGAGCGCCACCCGTCCGAACGCGTGCTCGGAGCCCTTGCCCAGGTGTTCGGGCTGACTCCCGAGGCCACGGCCCACATGCACGCGCTGGCCCATCCCATGCTCCAGCCCCGGCGGTCGCCGGCCCGGCGGGTCAGCCCCGCGCTGCGCACGCTGATCGACGGCTGGCCCGTCACGCCCGCGCTGATCTGCGACGACCTCATGAACATCCTCGCCGCGAACTCCCTCGCCGACGCCCTGTACGGCGGGTTCGAGAACCGCGACAACCTGCTCCGCATGATCTTCCTGGATCCCGCGGCCCGCGAGTTCTATCCCGAGTGGGAGAAGTCGGCCCGTTCCAAGGTCGCCCACCTGCGCCTCGTCGCCGGGTCGCAGCTCGACGACCCCCGCCTGACCGAGCTCGTGGGGGAACTGTCCCTCAAGAGCCCCGACTTCCGGAGGCTGTGGGCCCGCCACGACGTCTCTCCCAAGGTGACCGAGGTCAAGCGCATGTGCCACCGGGAGGTCGGGGAGCTGGAGCTGACCTGCGAGGTCTTCTCGGTGAACGGCTCCGACGGCCTGCAGCTCATCACTTTGCTGGCCCGGCCGGGCAGCCCTTCGGAGCAGGCGCTGAAACTGCTGGGCAGCCTCGCCGCGCCCGTGCGCGGCTGAGGTCGCTCTTCAACGGCTGTCGAAGCCGCGCTGCGGCGCGTGCTCGGCCGTGACCGCCTCCTGTGGCTAGTCGGCGTTCCTGGCCCGGCTCGGCTGGACGCGCATGGGCTCCCCCGGCATCTTCGGGTAGTTGGGCGGGTACGGCATGTCGCCCCGGTCGTCCTTGGCGTAGAGCTCCAGCAGCGGCTCGATCGAGTACGCCACGTCGTCGATGGCCGCGTGCACGTCGCCCACCTCGGCGAACCGGGCCGGCACCGTGCGGATGTCGAAGTCACGCGGGTCGGCGTCGACCAGCTCGTCCCAGGTCAGCGGGGCCGAGACGGGGGCGTGCGGCTGGGCCCTGACGGAGTAGGCGCTGGCGATCGTACGATCCCGGGCGTTCTGGTTGAAGTCGATGAACACCCGCTCCCCGCGCTCCTCCTTCCACCACGCCGTGGTCACCAGCCCCGGGTCCCGGTCCTCGACGGCCCTGGCCAGGGCGATGCCGGCGTGGCGTACCTGGATGAAGTCCCAGTGCGGCTCGATGCGTACGGCGATGTGCACGCCACGGTTGCCCGACGTCTTCACGAACCCGGTCATCCCCAGCTCTCCCAGCACCTCCCTGGTGAGCAGCGCGGCCTTGCGGGCGGCGTCGAAGTCCAGGCCCGGCTGCGGGTCCAGGTCGACGCGCAGCTCGTCGGGGTGCTCGACGTCGGAGGCCCGCACCTGCCAGGGGTGGAAGTCGATGGTGCCGAGGTTCGCGCCGTAGGCGATGGCCGCCACCTCGGTGACCCGCAGCGACTGCGCCGTACGGCCGCTCGGGAACCGCACCGTCACCGACTGGAGCCAGTCGGGGTGCTTGGGCGGCATCCGCTTCTGATAGATCGCCTCGGTCTGTACGCCGTCGGGGTGGCGCTTGAGGTTGGTGGGCCGGTCCTTGAGCGCGCGCAGGGCGCCCTCGCCGACGCTCACGTAGTACTCGACCAGCTCCCGCTTGGTGGCGCCGATCTCAGGGAAGTAGACCTTGTCGGGGTTGGTGACCTTGACGGTCCGCTCCCCCACCTGCAGCTCGATGTACGGCGATGCCATGCCACCGAACCTATCTCCTGCTCATGCCCTCCGCTTCAGCCGCTCCCACCGCTTCGCTCCGTCACGGACGAGGTGGGCCCGTCCCGGAGCCGCCTCGGTGGCGGGACCGAGGGCTCGACGGGACGGGCCGCTAGATCATCCGCCGCCGTTCCGGGCGCTGGCGCGCCACCCGGCCGGCCGTGGCGATCCCCAGCGGCTCCAGCACGGGCGTGGGCTGTGCCGCCTGGCGGGATCTGCGGACGATCTCACCCCTGACAGGAGGCGATGACACCCCCTTGCCTACAAAGACGCGAATTCACCCCAGAACAGATGCTTCAGCCTGCGAAGATCTCTTTTTGCCTGATCTCGCATCGCCTCCGATCTCGTACGCTGGACGCATGGAGAAGGTGGTCAAGAGCGAGGCGGAGTGGCGGGTCGAGCTCTCGCCTGAGGAGTTCCACGTCCTCAGGGAGGCCGGGACCGAGCGCCCGTTCACGGGCGAATACGTCGACACCAAGACGGAGGGCGTCTACTCGTGCCGCGCCTGCGGGGCGGAGCTGTTCCGGTCGGACACGAAGTTCGAGTCGCACTGCGGGTGGCCGAGCTTCTTCGCGCCGGGCGACTCCGACGCGGTCCGGCTGATCGAGGATCACAGCCACGGAATGGTGCGTACGGAGGTGCGGTGCGCGCGGTGTGACTCGCATCTGGGGCACGTGTTCCACGGCGAGGGATATCCCACTCCGACCGACGACCGCTACTGCATCAACTCGATCTCCCTGAAGCTGCTCCCGTCGGAATAGCCAATCGTAGTGATGCTGTGGCATAGTGTCACGAACACGCTCGGCGCCCAGGCGACGTCGAGCACCCTCCCCGGTCAGGCGACATATGCCTGGCCGGTCAGCGTCCGGAGGGACGTGTCACATGGGCTGCGGCTTCGGCCACCGGCACCAGGACACGAGGACGATCGGCCGCGTCGGGCACACCGTTGTGCCCCGATCGTGTCCGACGCACACGATCGCAAGGCCGATCAGAGACGCTTGAACCCAAGGGGTGATTAACTGGCGACAGGGCGTACCGATCGCCTGCCTCGGGTAGGAGTTTTGCGTGCGCTTTGTCCATCTGCGCCATCGCTGGGTGACGATTGAGACCATCGGGCGGGTCATGACGCAACGGTGTGAGGTGTGCGCCAAGACCCGCGTCCGGGTCCGTTAGTCAGGGGCGGGGTGGGTGACGCGACAGGTGGTGTCGGACGGGCCGAGG
This region includes:
- a CDS encoding class F sortase yields the protein MLVVAGAVSLAGALLIGLGLSGIVGGEPGPEPVAATRRGPVEGAAPVTGLPLGKVAAPMRAAKPTAVYIPSIGVAAPLMELGLDAEGAIENPPFDPPDLAGWYRYGPVPGQRGAAVITGHLDTRSGPAVFANLKDVKRGDQVQVLRADRSVAVFVVDKVEHTPKRSFPVKKVYGKLAYPGLRLVTCGGAFDRQAHSYRDNTIVYAHLAAPYYPKS
- a CDS encoding aldehyde dehydrogenase family protein; this translates as MPDYRNLIGGELVPASDGRTLDSVNPATGEAWARIPASGPPDAEAAVAAARRAFPAWSALPALARAGYLRKVSEVFARNAEELARLETRDNGRILRDTLKKDLPGMAYLWQLAAGQCLDAAKGDTVILGPDTLGLTRREPYGVVVCIIPWNSPISTFSAKAAYALAAGNTVIVKPAEQASASVLRLGELLAEVFPPGVLNIVSGLGEEVGDALVRHRDVAKISLTGSTATGQAITRASADALKPLTFELGGKSPNIVFPDADLDAAAQGVTVNSVYTGNAGQVCVAGSRILVHHSIWDELLDRIARICAELVLDDPLDLRTTMGPIVSSAQYEHVRSYLELAEKEGASLLFGGRTGAEVVPGLPGGYWVSPTLYTTTDNSLRLCQEEIFGPVAVAMPFSSDEEALAIANDSRYGLAAGVWTRDLGRAHRFVRDLESGTVWVNTFRQMPPGLPFGGVKDSGYGHDSVLEYTREKAAIIQI
- a CDS encoding tetratricopeptide repeat protein, producing the protein MSEGIKDAAELPDAAAQSRASVLRSRAESYIALSRYDAAIADLTESIALVPDNARAWRLRGESHRVIERYETALEDFDEALKLEPDSAYALGSRGQTYAAMGRLDEAMTDFEHALTLSPDSLWILEAKADVLVDLDRLDEALEEHAKIIALNEELPYSWAARGDLYQRMHLYAEAIEDYTKALAANPEYVRALSRRGEAYRMIDRYEEALADLSRAVELDPENDRAYGSRGAVLSELGDNEAALSDLNRAIELDPEYIWAFRVRGEILQEMDRHEEAISDFSRALHLEFGD
- a CDS encoding sensor histidine kinase, producing MTVIPRPRSIRTRCTLAASLLALVALAVVGVTSSLAIRYRVQEAAYNQIEQVAGRWSAAARTGTIPKVIPTSGDLALIQLVDPRGRVLAASHSALTRWALSTLRPPADDRVQRRSDGCRLLVAIRISTAADARVLLAEGREPALLRGHNLEYALTAAALVLLAIVSWTSWRTVGRTLRPVEEIRTRLAEITVSDLSLSIPVPPGDDEVARLVRTANQTLDRLDEAVAQQRRFASTTSHELRNPIAGLRAQLEEALLHPGEIDPHETIRSALSVTDRLDAIVGDLLALARLGAGDPAPPELIDLGRLVSQEAPRAGRVPVRVHAASDVWVRGSHIQLARLLANLVSNAIRHAGSAVDVFVAASDGEVVVTVADDGAGIAPADRERVFERFTRLDDARHRDAGGSGLGLAISRDIARSHGGTLKAEDAPRGASFVLRLPRLDAPPADQTERMRAVACPVPQEVIEPV
- a CDS encoding NUDIX hydrolase; the encoded protein is MIDKIAWILLADGKILSTRSRGKIVYYLPGGKREPGESDLDTLVREIDEELSVAIVPATAVHLGTYQAQADGHADGVAVKMTCYTADHQGTPTPSSEIEEVVWLTYADRDRVAPVDQIIFDDLHRDGRLR
- the ligD gene encoding non-homologous end-joining DNA ligase; the encoded protein is MASPYIELQVGERTVKVTNPDKVYFPEIGATKRELVEYYVSVGEGALRALKDRPTNLKRHPDGVQTEAIYQKRMPPKHPDWLQSVTVRFPSGRTAQSLRVTEVAAIAYGANLGTIDFHPWQVRASDVEHPDELRVDLDPQPGLDFDAARKAALLTREVLGELGMTGFVKTSGNRGVHIAVRIEPHWDFIQVRHAGIALARAVEDRDPGLVTTAWWKEERGERVFIDFNQNARDRTIASAYSVRAQPHAPVSAPLTWDELVDADPRDFDIRTVPARFAEVGDVHAAIDDVAYSIEPLLELYAKDDRGDMPYPPNYPKMPGEPMRVQPSRARNAD
- the msrB gene encoding peptide-methionine (R)-S-oxide reductase MsrB, coding for MEKVVKSEAEWRVELSPEEFHVLREAGTERPFTGEYVDTKTEGVYSCRACGAELFRSDTKFESHCGWPSFFAPGDSDAVRLIEDHSHGMVRTEVRCARCDSHLGHVFHGEGYPTPTDDRYCINSISLKLLPSE
- a CDS encoding helix-turn-helix transcriptional regulator, whose translation is MDSTKLLGEFLRARREVMTPAQAGLLDVGPRRTPGLRREEVAMLAHVSTDYYIRLEQGRERHPSERVLGALAQVFGLTPEATAHMHALAHPMLQPRRSPARRVSPALRTLIDGWPVTPALICDDLMNILAANSLADALYGGFENRDNLLRMIFLDPAAREFYPEWEKSARSKVAHLRLVAGSQLDDPRLTELVGELSLKSPDFRRLWARHDVSPKVTEVKRMCHREVGELELTCEVFSVNGSDGLQLITLLARPGSPSEQALKLLGSLAAPVRG
- a CDS encoding MBL fold metallo-hydrolase, which translates into the protein MKGSLQFIGNATTLIRYNGLTLLTDPNFLHRGQRAYLGYGLSSRRLTDPAVEIEDLPPLDGVVLSHLHGDHWDRVARRKLDKDTVIVTTTAAARRLRLQGFRRSVGLAEWHTHELRGAHGTVRITALPAKHAPGPAEALLPPVIGTMLEFRNLDERVELTVHVSGDTLLDRRLDAIPRRFPDIDLGIVHLGGTRLLGLLLVTMDGEQGASWCDLINPHAVVPVHYDDYAAFSSPLDDFRHHIEQNGLADRVVYMRRGEIRELAPHHLVR